In Spinacia oleracea cultivar Varoflay chromosome 5, BTI_SOV_V1, whole genome shotgun sequence, a single window of DNA contains:
- the LOC110795311 gene encoding protein FAR1-RELATED SEQUENCE 3-like, which produces MANQVIQQRQSKLKFDVTRTRDKELDSTLVQYKLKLGKKIVEGEKKCRTIELEFTLNQQLELRRWSDLPFGGYNGDYFQRREKIEGRTVSPKIGERERVKRKGLVRESYNMNEGDGALPTSLINSFTEINHSTSSVVTDSSSNDDTSSLINSPRVCYSPKGSKEYIAGCLHHLKPSVGMIFDSLKEAELFYKVYAAHCGFQVRNGTDKKQKQTVGKEIVEVIVLKYLLCTKQGYFQPKPRNQDAECSQTRKRSVTRSGCFACIRLRYSSGGDKDVFMFKENFERKVQASNGGFYFDYCVDKHKQLTRAFWADSICRKNYALFGDVVTFDSTYDTNKYCLVFSPFTGVDHHKKCVTFGSALLSKEDTDSFVRLFETFLKCMGNCEPYCLLTDQDPAMSIAIEKVFKTTKPRLCMWHIMRKVPDKVGPVLCRESDFLKKLNVVVWDSDLDPTEFVSDWEAVMKEFSLENHDWLSYMFKIKHKWIPAYFRDLFMGGLLRVTSRSEGENNFFCHFTNPHVTLVEFALRYDSVLDAQRHEQDELVKKSKNLPSLVTPLQLEKHASLFYTHALFYEFQEECEAACFACGIESCNSCYGAGEEFSVVYDNERRKNYDVIFDTSSNDSTCSCRKFESEGLLCSHILFIMKGKFLCEIPSKYLLRRWSKDSLKQPMSNFEGWSFVEDSSRSDRKKQLLFDCWSKMFSCVSLAEDTEDNLFELVEKLSVFEEELKKKKCGEGEATRKDQTASDADILELLVGSNSGEVDVLPPNVCLTKGFGRISKRLRSAKEKAVEVNTTAKKGRTCKACGQSGDLRMNQVQPNDSGYC; this is translated from the exons ATGGCTAATCAGGTAATACAGCAAAGGCAATCCAAATTAAAGTTTGATGTTACTCGGACTAGAGATAAGGAACTGGACAGTACTTTGGTTCAATACAA gttaaagttgGGGAAAAAAATTGTAGAAGGAGAGAAGAAATGTAGAACAATTGAACTCGAATTTACCTTAAATCAACAATTGGAGTTGCGACGATGGAGCGATTTGCCGTTTGGAGGCTACAATGGCGATTATtttcagaggagagagaaaattgaggGGAGAACAGTGAGTCCCAAAATCGGTGAGAGGGAGAGAGTGAAGAGGAAGGGTTTAGTGAGAGAAAGTTAC AATATGAACGAGGGTGATGGAGCATTACCTACTTCTTTGATAAATTCATTTACAGAGATTAATCATTCAACTAGTAGTGTTGTTACTGATTCAAGTAGTAATGATGATACTTCAAGCCTCATCAACTCACCTAGGGTGTGTTACTCCCCTAAAGGATCCAAGGAGTACATTGCAGGCTGCTTGCATCATCTTAAACCTAGTGTGGGTATGATTTTTGATTCTTTAAAAGAGGCTGAACTTTTTTATAAAGTTTATGCTGCTCACTGTGGTTTTCAAGTGCGCAATGGGACTGataaaaagcaaaaacaaacTGTTGGAAAAGAAATTGTTGAAGTGATAGTTCTCAAATATTTGCTTTGTACTAAGCAAGGTTATTTTCAACCCAAGCCTAGAAATCAGGATGCTGAGTGTAGTCAAACGCGGAAAAGAAGTGTGACACGTTCTGGTTGCTTTGCTTGTATTCGGTTACGGTATAGTTCTGGTG GCGATAAAGATGTGTTTATGTTCAAGGAAAATTTTGAGAGGAAAGTACAGGCTTCTAATGGGGGTTTTTACTTTGATTATTGTGTTGACAAGCATAAACAACTTACTCGTGCTTTTTGGGCTGATTCAATCTGTAGGAAAAATTATGCATTATTTGGGGATGTTGTTACTTTTGATAGTACATATGATACAAACAAATATTGTTTAGTTTTTTCTCCTTTCACTGGGGTTGATCACCACAAAAAGTGTGTCACTTTTGGTTCAGCTTTGTTGTCCAAAGAAGATACTGACTCTTTTGTTAGGTTGTTTGAGACATTTTTGAAGTGCATGGGTAATTGTGAACCTTATTGTTTGCTCACGGATCAAGATCCTGCCATGTCAATTGCTATAGAGAAAGTGTTTAAAACGACTAAACCGCGTTTATGTATGTGGCATATAATGCGTAAGGTGCCTGATAAAGTTGGCCCTGTTCTTTGCAGAGAAAGTGATTTTTTGAAAAAGTTAAATGTAGTGGTATGGGATTCTGATTTGGATCCAACTGAGTTTGTATCCGATTGGGAAGCTGTGATGAAAGAATTTAGTTTAGAAAATCATGATTGGCttagttatatgtttaagaTCAAACATAAATGGATCCCAGCTTACTTTAGAGATCTTTTTATGGGTGGCTTGTTGCGAGTTACTTCTCGTTCTGAAGGGGAAAACAATTTCTTTTGTCATTTTACAAATCCACATGTCACTTTAGTTGAGTTTGCTCTACGTTATGATAGCGTGCTTGATGCCCAAAGACATGAACAAGATGAGTTGGTTAAGAAATCCAAAAATCTTCCTTCACTTGTTACTCCTTTACAATTAGAAAAGCATGCATCCTTGTTTTATACACACGCACTTTTTTATGAATTTCAAGAAGAATGTGAGGCAGCATGTTTTGCATGTGGTATAGAGAGTTGCAATTCATGTTATGGTGCTGGTGAAGAGTTTTCTGTTGTTTATGATAATGAGAGGCGCAAGAATTATGATGTTATTTTTGACACGAGTTCTAATGATAGTACATGCAGTTGTAGAAAGTTTGAGAGTGAAGGGTTATTGTGTAGCCATATCTTGTTTATAATGAAGGGAAAGTTCTTATGTGAAATTCCATCTAAATATTTGTTGCGTCGTTGGTCAAAAGATTCCCTTAAGCAACCAATGTCTAATTTCGAAGGTTGGTCATTTGTGGAAGATTCTTCAAGGAGTGATAGAAAAAAACAACTTCTCTTTGATTGTTGGTCTAAAATGTTTTCTTGTGTGAGTTTGGCCGAGGACACAGAAGATAATTTGTTTGAATTAGTTGAGAAATTAAGTGTGTTTGAGGAGGAATTGAAGAAAAAGAAGTGTGGTGAAGGCGAGGCAACTAGGAAAGACCAAACTGCTTCTGATGCTGATATACTTGAGCTACTTGTTGGCTCAAATTCTGGCGAGGTTGATGTTCTCCCTCCTAATGTTTGTCTTACCAAAGGATTTGGAAGAATTTCAAAGAGGCTAAGGAGTGCGAAAGAGAAAGCAGTTGAAGTGAATACCACTGCAAAGAAGGGACGTACATGCAAAGCTTGTGGCCAGTCAGGG GATCTTAGGATGAACCAAGTCCAACCAAATGACAGTGGGTACTGCTGA
- the LOC130461809 gene encoding kiwellin-1-like, producing MGKLITSPTSLYYYAFIVVLLAISTNFPYTTNAQACKPGKPLPGIKPPPGQCDPNGVDCCKAGKTYTTYKCSPPVTSHTKAILTLNSFAKGGDGGGASACDNRYHSDSTPVVALSTGWYNKGSRYSRVITKKHKKTLAALTILESLPRNTRKY from the exons ATGGGAAAGCTTATTACTAGCCCGACAAGCTTGTACTACTATGCTTTCATAGTTGTGCTCCTCGCCATTTCCACCAACTTCCCTTACACCACCAATGCCCAGGCTTGCAAACCAGGCAAACCCCTACCCGGAATCAAACCCCCGCCGGGCCAATGTGACCCAAATGGTGTTGACTGCTGCAAAGCCGGGAAAACCTACACAACCTACAAGTGCTCACCCCCGGTTACTAGCCACACCAAAGCAATACTAACCTTAAACAGCTTTGCTAAAGGTGGGGACGGGGGTGGGGCCTCGGCTTGTGACAATCGCTACCACTCAGATAGTACCCCTGTGGTGGCGTTGTCAACAGGATGGTACAACAAGGGCTCTCGCTATTCTAGAGTCATTACCAAGAAACACAAGAAAACACTAGCAGCA CTAACTATTCTAGAGTCATTACCAAGAAACACAAGAAAATACTAG